In Metopolophium dirhodum isolate CAU chromosome 9, ASM1992520v1, whole genome shotgun sequence, the genomic window GcgtaggaaaataataaaattaaagtgtaTAGTCGGGTTAAGAAtaattgaagtttttttttattatatttaagatttatgatatacatgatgtatattaaatattaagaataattgaATAAGTAAAAGAATTGAAAGAGTTACGGGACTAGAAAATTTATGTATAGgcacttaataattttaatttcaattaaaattttatttacgaGATTTTAAGTGttagatataaatgtatagccGTAAAGGAAATAAAGGAATAACTTGATTAGATAATTtacatataagaataaaatcgtttgaattattttacGAGATTTACgagattttaagttttaagaataAGAGTAAATTACATATAGGGGTTATGTTATCAGAGAGAATTTATGTATAGGcacctaataattttaattaaaattaaaattatttcacgaGATTTTAAGTGTTAGATATAAAAGTATAGCTGTAAAGGAAATAAAGGAATAACTTGATtagataatttacataaaaattaagtaatttaatttttcagattctgagtggaacgatgaatgtattgattttacaatgatgtgtggattttcttcaatagtaacttttctgataggaaagtgaatctagttggtactttaggggggggggcattgaccgtagggacatgaaattttgactgaatgtttaaaattgCATTTCTTATACACcacaacattttccaaatattttgacttattttcagctgtttacggacattgtcaatttccattttttttagtttttttttctataaatatcaataaaattttatctgttgagtaaaaaagtttgaaaaattaatagaaggctcctaggttattgtttcaaaggccgatgaaaaaaatttaaaatccttagtcacagtttttatgtataagcatttaaagatcaaattttgacaaaatacggaaaaatcacgaaaattagcaaattattttaagttgagaattcataaaaatttttctttttaaatctaagatttgaaaatgtaatataagatttctcataagtttttctacctttatcaaaaaaaaaaagtctataagaaacttaaattaaattttcatgagcgtctgaaatttatatttttacaacatttgatattcactcgatatctcatgtaacgattttcttattttgttgtaattaaaaaacgaatgactgtagatacttgatactttcactgaatatttatattagcattttctatacaccataaaatgttgaaaataatttgactctttttgagctgtttacgaacattgtcagttttttatttttttaattatttttctataaatatcaataaaattttatttgttgggtaaaaaagcgtgaaaatttaatataaggctcctgatatatcgttctaatagcagttgaaaaatattaaaaatacataggcacaatttttttttattagcatttaaagttcaaatttagacaacattttatcaaatttataatttattaattattttgtagttaaaaatgtataaaatgtttaacttttatggctaaggattgaaaattaaaaacaaggctccacgtaaataggttatatataaattactttattcacaataatattatcaaatatacttggtaatatcataggctgactgacgctcagaatcgtttttcttatactatgatattatatcattgaattcaaatttaacaccatccattacaatgacccatttgtaacctactgtacagcagagcgacaacaacttacctacctttttttttatctgaatatttacgtgtttttaaatatcaagaaTAAGagtataactaaataaaaaaaggtgtataagtggatgtcgctctgctgtacagtaggttacaagtgagtcactgttatgcatggtgttaaatttgaattcaatgatataatatcattgtataagaaaaacgattctgagcgaaaacggtcagtcagcctatgatattatcaagtatacctatttgatgatattattgtgaataaagtaatttatatataacctatttacgtggagccttgttttaaattttcaatccttagccataaaagttaaacattttatacatttttaactacaaaataattaataaattataaatttcataaatgttgtcaatatttgaactttaaatgcttataaaaaaaaattgtgcctatgtatttttaatatttttcaacggcaattgtaacattatattaggagccttgcattaaattttcacgcttttttacacaacaaataaaattttattgatatttatagaaaaaaaaactaaaaaaattgaaaactgactatgtccgtaaacagttcaaaaacagtcaaaatatttggaaaatgttatggtgtataggaaatgcaattataaacattcagtcaaaatgtcatattcctacggtcatttgttttaaagttacaccaaaaaccaaaatcgatttactcgaaaacagattttgcgtaaaaattcccgttttttcttaatttttcttttgtttttcatgtcgcttttgaaaactactgggaaggtgtcctaaaaggtgatgacagacacaaaaaaaaaaaaataaaaaaaaaaaaaacacacatcattgtaaaattaatacattcatcgcttcgctcagaatctaaaagtaacgtgactaataggtatactaaaattaatgtatattaagaATCATATATATGGTAAGTTGGAgagcataataataaaagtgtagTTACCTAAAGAGTAGGATAGGAGAATCATTTTATTGTAAGTGAACATAATTAATGTTTcgataaataaaagtatttagtggacaacaaattttacataaaacGTAATGTGAATATCCAAATAACAAAAGTGGAtagaacaaatatattatatctgaatgaaaattttaattccgAAATAAACGAAATTAATCTAATAAATCTATTACGCCAAATCAAAAAAGTCGATCTAggtaactattttttaatttccaggTTGGCAGGTTCATAGGTGGCCAGCACCTATTGTGCCCATtcccatatattattgttagatTTGTATGAAAAATAGTAGGCCGGAACCCCGGCAATTATACAACATatcgtgtttatttattatacacttaaGTACCTGTCaaaaagaatttattatatagtccATTCAATTCCGTCTTATCCGACATATTTGGTCCATCGAGCCTAAGATAtagtttagtttattaaatagtCTTAAGCGATTCAACAGTTGTACCTAACAAAAAGGCATAATTATAAAGACCAAGGTAACGGCGATAGTGTATATCAGTAGAAATAGTTACATAACACCTACCGCGCGTGATTTAGGTAAATTGGACTTTGAACCTTTGTGGAAATAGTCTACGGTCGCTATCGTCAACCGCGTAGCAATAATCATTGCACGCATACATCGCCGTCGTtgcgtattaaaattaaaaagaaaacaattagcATAAGTAATTAAATCCAATACTACGAttacgtacaataatattgtttgtaatgtacctacttcGTCACATTCATCGCAGAAAATTCgttgttaaaaattgaatttggttaATTATTTGGTAATGGGGGTATACGATGAAGCTAAACTACGCATCACGGACCTGCAGAAAAGAGCGAAACGTATCTATGATGCAGGAGAGGCAATGGTCGGGAAAGAACCGACAAAAACTGAAAGAACGAGATTTAGAATTATGTTCGCCACTATGGAGATTTTAAATACCGATTTTGAAAGTCAGTTATCAGTAATTATTCGTAACATGGGTAAACCTGGAGTTGAAGTGGTTGAGAAGTTACGAGAGGACTTTGAAACAGTTTACTTTGGTTGTAAAATTTTGGCCAATGAGTACCTACCGAAATCTAATACGCACATAGGTTTAAACGATACCTTTATTGACCAGAAACCTAGCGTATCACCTGCTAATTTTCTACCAATTGAAAAGTTGGCTATTCCAAAGTTTAAAGGAGATCCAAAAGAATATACGAGTTTTCGTAACATGTTCGATATCTATATACACTACAATCCACATGTAAAACCAGTGTTGAAGTTCGGATACTTAAAAGGATACTTAAAAGGATACTTGGAAGGAGAACCTTTAAGACTGGTTGGAAACCTTATTTTGACTGATAGTAATTACAAATTAGCGCTATCCCAGTTAAAAGCCAGATATTCCAACCGTCGAATCATTACAGAAAGTCATTTGGATGAACTTTTTAATGCACCTAAAGCTTTCCTGGGAAATGGTATTTCAATTCGAAATTTACTTAATGTAGTTACTGAAACGATCGGTGCCTTAGAAAATCTCACGTACGCAGTCGACCAATGGGACCCGATACTCTTACATGTGCTACAGGAAAAATTAGACCAACAACTTAGAGCTCAATGGGAGTTATCTGTAGATACGACCGAAGATCCTTCTGTGAAAGAGTTCATAGTatttttgactaaattttttaaatcagcCATGAGTAACCAAAAGTAAATTTACCAAACCAACTACATTATTTAGTAGCCAATCAGGATCATATGGCTCACCAGGAAACATAAATAAACAtgattattaatgttttagtgAACCTGGCATACATAGTATATTGTGCATAATAacaagcaattaaaaaatattattaatgttatgcgtatttgatgtttttatttggtatatcaaaaaatgtttataatattattttaatttatataatatttccatacCGTGGGAATAGGACAACTAGCATTGTATGCTCCTAAGGCCTAAACTATCCAATATTTTAGTCAAAGCACCTCCTAAGAACATTTTAAGTGGTGAGTAGGCTTTGGGTGATTTATAAGTATAAGCATTCTCATTCCAAGATTAGGATGACCGTTTTGtggtttgtattatattataccaatgtaAGTATATTTTCCACTTTACGAATCATGAATGTGTgttaataagtaggtaaccaTTAATCGTTTCTATACGATATACCTAGTGggaattaaacataattatgtgTGATAACATATAAGTATGAAAACGTTGAAATAAATTGATCCTTCAAATTGGCGTAGGATGTATTGAGACCGATCGAATCGCTTACGGCCTCCTCTTTAAGCGCGTATTGTCAGAGCGAATTTTTGGTTTGCAAATACGGTATCTGCGTGCAGAAACCACTCGTGCGTGCAGTGAGTCAAAAAATTCGGAAGCTGAGGCACGTGGAAAATGTCGTCGTATCGAACGAGATTGTGGGCGTTAATGGTTAGTTAGACGAGCCGGAATTTCATTGCGAGCATTAATTTTCTACAGTTGTACTTTGTACCTATTTTAGTGTGTAATGtaaaggtaggtataaaatatatatatatatttaccagaAGCTATCAatgctgggcattaacgagttaaaaagttaaagttaagtttattttattttaacttattaacttaactagttacttttggcttttcattaacttaactgttaacttactaaatagtaaatttctttcttaatcaacgtaaaattaacgagttaatttttcattttaggaagtaagttaagttaatttattttgtttttaattttataatatttcactatttcagtctagttggttttcatgtcaaaaaatatgtttcgtaaattatttaaagtaaaaaatttatatcattcgaatctaacttatatggaaatactgtatgaagtataaacactatatcctataatttagttttgggttggaaaaaaattaagtacgcgttgtataaacaaattaacttcttttaaacataataacaagtgtgtattaacttttaatttaactgagttaacctttttttttttttatttattaaaaattttacaatcTGTTTACacataaaacaataagtaaCAATGATGATAGTGATTAAGGTGACATGAAACATATGAAGAGGAGACTGTCCAGTGACAGAACCTCAGAAAATTTGAGTTCGGGCattgagttaacctatagttaaattaactattaatttttaactttttgttattgatgcatattaacttaacttaaatgagttaaaaaaaaactattaacttgcccagccttgtaagCTATATGTTttgatcaaattaaattaattagtactCTAGAAAATTACCATTTTCCGAACATCAGACACAGTCTTGATAAAGGTAATGACTATATAACCTTATTACGtctagttataacttatgaggCATAGGCATGGGCCCAAAGAATGACCGATAAAAGGATACTCCTGGTTTAAGGCTGGAGAATTGGATGTGTGGTGGAATGGTTTTGATAGATGAAAATCCCAAGAAGGaagaatattgtttatttttacatcacaaaaaaaatggtatatctgagtaataataataaataaatgtatcgtGAACatgaatattgattagaactattaaaatataatttttgtttaacgtTCAATCAAATTCCCAAGGTCGCTTCACCTCTACAACTAAAGTAAAACAACCATAGACTTCAttgtttttggtaaaataaCCAGTAAATCTGTATGTTccgtaaaaaaatgtcttgGGAAAATTGGTTAACATGAAATCAGCAGTATCTAAGCCAGATCCTTTATAAAAACCCTGGAAACATAAGTAAacgtggtttttattttttagcgaACCTGTCatacatagtatattgtatataataataagcaattaaaaaatattattaatactacgctttttttatgttttttatttgtatatcgaAGAACTTCCGAAATATGAGGAATCATGTATCACATTTTAAGGCTTTTTTGACCAACGAAtagattcaaatattaaaaatattgtaccatTTGTAGTATttactacaaataaaatttgttgaaatgtatttttggttatTCGTATTTTGGTTACaccaaaaaatatacatcagTTTTGGAGTACGTgatgattttgcgtaaaaattaacGTATTcccttattttttttccagttcattaatacacaaagtataaaatacttaactttacagaataaaaaatttaaactaaaaatacacataattcTTAAATCAACGCATTATTTGATCCTCtaaatatagaaaatgcaaaatatgttttttgtatGATTGTCGATAGGaagaatttaatgtttattatattattttataattctacaaAACTTTCATACCACGGGAATAGGACAAGTGGCATTGTAGATTCCTAGACCATCCATGATTGTAGTCCAAGCACCTCCAAAGAACATTTTAAGTGACGTGCAAGCTTTGggtgatttatgaatataagcATTATCCTTCCAACCACCAATAGAATCTTTTATCGCAAAATCGAATTCCatctataaagaaaataatttatatgatttgaTCAAAATCGAATATATAATGTAACacgataaaaaacaatttcacaATTTCCGTATTTGATGTATgaggtaggtactcaaataaTTGTTGTGAACcatgtaaattatacaatttacaatttttccaataacatattattcgataattataattattaattatatataaattggaTAAAAATAATGAGTATAGACTATACTTACATTAAAGGAATCATCAACTGCTACTAAATGTGTTATGTTTCCTAGAATTTCTGTGGTATTGGCAGATTTTTTACTAAGatacaattcatattttattttattattcagcCGGACAGAAGCACAACGAATTAGTGCTAAAAAATTAAGCCGGTATTTACCCTGGAGAAATTTATTAAATCGTATtaatcaaaatcatattgtagtACCTATTGGAGAACATATTTTGTTCGTTAAAATGAGATGGTGtctaatgaattaattaagacGGTAAAATTGtcacagtaaaaataatgttattaagtaGATATACTTACAACTGGGAAGTTTGGTAAAAACAAAGGTTTACCTGTATCTGAAATAACAACAGTTACAAAAACCACAAGACTAATTATTAACAAACACTTCATCTCTAACATATTACTTGCACATAAATTCCAACTTATTCAACCcagtttatttttcaactgttagtCAGAGTAGAATGAAGGTGAGTCGCCTTGCCACGGccactaattatatattatatatattacgattAATGTCAAATTATGGAATATCgtatatgaaatatttgtaaatgAATTGTAACTGATGATTTTTCattcgttattatatattgtacgaatattatttttgtttattaaccTTGCTTTCAGTATTGTTGCAGACTAGGTATGTCTACCACTctaacaaattattgttataaaacagATTACAGAGTTTAGATATTATCggaacatatttaaaaaaattatattttatgttccaCTTAACAAAGCCTCacgattgtattttatttatacactagtat contains:
- the LOC132952941 gene encoding uncharacterized protein LOC132952941, whose translation is MLEMKCLLIISLVVFVTVVISDTGKPLFLPNFPVGKYRLNFLALIRCASVRLNNKIKYELYLSKKSANTTEILGNITHLVAVDDSFNMEFDFAIKDSIGGWKDNAYIHKSPKACTSLKMFFGGAWTTIMDGLGIYNATCPIPVGFYKGSGLDTADFMLTNFPKTFFYGTYRFTGYFTKNNEVYGCFTLVVEVKRPWEFD